TAGGGAATCGAGAGCAGGACGTCCCAGACGCTTTTTTGAAACGGCGTGGCTTTCGGCGCGAGCGGCGGCAGGAAGTCCGGCTCTTTGCCGCTGAAGTAGAGATCGAGCCAGCGGCGAACCTCCTCGAATATGGGGAGGCTTTTTTTCTCATGCGTCTCGTCGAGCGTGTCGGCAAAGTATTTCTGCCCGTCGAACCAAAGCCCGGTGAGCGCCGTTCCGTCGGCGGCGAGCGTGATGGGACCGAGCGGTGATGTATAATGTGCTGTGTACTGCATATGGCTGCACTTCCTTTCCGTTCCGGCAGGGAATCGACTGACCGGGAGTCTGCTTCTTTGGCGCGCTGCTCATTTCCTTTCATCTTATTGAGGATGAAAATATCGTCACAGTCCCTTGAGCGCGCGTTCTGATCACCGCGGGAAATTACCGTTCTTCAAAGCAGCACCTCCGAATAGGTTCATCCCTTTTGTTCGACACCGATAAAGGCTTTCCCATAAACATTCTTGCTCGTATTATATAGATAGACAAGCAAGAACGTCAATCGCTTTGCAAAAATCATTAGTCAGCACGACGTCTCTTATGCTATAATTTTTTTGTATGTGAAGCGTGGGATTAGACCGCGGAGGACGTCTTCGCATGGCTTGCGTGCGCGGCAGGCACGGCCTCCTGCTTTTTGTGAGGGGATAGAGGATGAAGAGAGCTCTTTTCACGATGACGCTCGCACTGTTCTTTGTGATTTCGTTTTGCGGTTTTATGCAGAATCATAGCGGAGGTATCACGAATATGAACATTCCTGCGGAAGATATTACGGATTTTTACTATAAGGAGGAGAGCATCGACCCGCCTGCGTTCTGTCAAAAATACCGGCTCTATGCGGACAACGGGAAATACATGTTCTTCCATGAGACGAGCGAGCGGCCGGATGCTTACGGACCGACGACGGATGACGATATCACGAGCGACGGAACCATGGAGCTCACGGCGGAAGAATGGAAGCACGCGTTTGCCCTGCTGAAGGATGGAACGGTCGGCATCATGCCGGAGGACCTTCCCATCAGCCCTGCCGCACCGTGGGCATACATATATTGGAAAAATGACAGAGACAAGTATCGGGCGTATGTTTTTTCATCCCACGAGGCAAAGCAGGCGTTTGAAGATTACTGCCGCGCGCTGGCGCAGGCGGAGCGATAGCATTTCATAATAAAAGAGATTCCATTCGCCATATACGGCGTTTGGAATCTCTTTTTTGTACGGCGGCTTGTCAAGGCAAGTGCCGCCGTTTTATGCTCCGTCGGTGCTCCGGAGGCGGTCAAAAAACGCTGCAGAGCGCCGCTTTACGACAGACTCTTTCCCTGGCGGGAGAAAATGCCGCCCCATCTGAGGCGCTTCACTTTATCAGTGATTCCCTAGATCATCAGGCGAAAGCGATCGCCCAGAATGTACTGCCGATTAAAGCAGATATTTGTATTTGTCTCGAGTGAGACGAGATCGCTGCAAATCAAAAGCAGCGGATATCCTCTCGAGACGTTGAGATATTTGGACAGCTCGTAGGTGGCAAAAACAATTTCGATGGTTTTTCTGCTGCAGTCAAATGCGATCTGATACTTCGTGCGGATGAGATCATACATGGATTTATTTGTCAAATCTTCATTCAGCAGGAAAGAAAACTCCTCTTTGAAATGAGAAATCTCGACCGACACGGGAACATTATCGGCCGTGCGAACGCGTTCAATGGAAATGATTCGGTCACTCGCGTTGAGTCCCAATATTTGCTTGTCCATATCATCGGGAGGTTCGATGACCGACTTGATCGTCTTGGCTCCCGGCTCTAATCCCATCGCATGGCAAATATCCGTAAAGCTGGTCGCGCCGGTTATGGGACGCTGAATCTTGTCGCTGTTGATAAATGTCCCCTTGCCGCTGCGCCGCACGATATAGCCCTCCCTTACGAGGGTATCCAACGCCTTTCGAACGGTGATGCGGCTCACCTGATATGTCTGACTGAGGTCCAGCTCCGTAGGGATTTTATCGCCTTTCTGCCACTCTCCGGCTTCTATTTTTCTTTTCAGTTTATCCTTCAGCTGTTGGTATAGAGGCTCTGCACTGCTTTCGTTCAGACACATGACAAACATCCTTTCAATTCATTATCATTTGTATTATAACATTTTTCGCTGAAATATGCACATGACAGCTCTTGCATATTTCAGGAAAGGCGTTGCGAAAGCGCGAATGCATTCGCCGCTGCTGTCTTGGCGCGCCTTTGCCGCCCTCTCTGCGCAATAGGGAAGCGCGGATACACGTACCCATCGGACGGGCTTCCTTTTATCCGCGCTTTCTAAAATTTATAAAATAAATTACAATGTATGTATTGACTTAAATGTTATATAATGTTATTATGACAATAGATTATAAACCGGTTGTAATCTTCGATGTTTGAACAAATGAAATTGCTCCAAAAGGAGGGATTCACCGTCATGTTTTGGATTGAACTGCTGTTGGTTCTGGTCATTCTATTTTATGGCGCAAGGATCGGAGATGCGTTCTTAGGACTTGCCGGCGGACTCGGTGTAGCGATTCTGGTGTTTATTTTTCAGATTCCGCCGACATCGCCGCCAATTGACGTCATGCTGATCATTTTGGCCGTCGTCTTATCCGCTTCGGCTCTGCAAATCTCGGGAGGGCTTGACTTTCTTGTATCCGTTGCGGAGAGTATCCTGCGGAAATATCCGCAGCACATTACCGTTCTCGCTCCCCTGGTCACCTATTTGTTCACGTTTTTAGCCGGTACCGGCCATGTGATTTACAGTCTGCTTCCCGTGATTCAGGAGGTGGCAAAATCCTACAAGGTTCGGCCTGAACGCCCGATCTCGATTGCCGTTATCGCGTCGCAGCAGGCTATTACCGCATCGCCCATCTCCGCGGCGATGGCTGCCATGGTCGGATTCATGGCGCCGCTCGGCATCAGTATGGGCACATTGATCCTGATCTGCGTTCCGGCGACGCTGATTGGTGTTGTCCTCGGCGCGATTTCGGTCTATCGGAAGGGCGTGGAGCTCGAAAACGATCCCGAATACCAAAAGCGCGTAGAAGCGGGTCTCGTAAAAAAGGTCGAGGAGATACAGCCGGCATCTGTGCAGGAAAAGCAGTTTGCAGGAACAGCCAAGCTCTCCGTCGCTCTATTCCTGCTCGGCACCGTTCTGGTCGTGCTGATGGGCACCTTCCCTGAGCTGCGCCCGGCATTTCCGGACAGCAAGGGCGTTGTGAAAGCCATCTCGATGTCGCAGACGATCCAGATTGTCATGCTGGCGCTGTCCGCAATCATTGTCGTTGCATGCAAGCCGAAGGTGGGAAGCCTTCTCCGCTGCTCCGTATTTCACTCCGGCATTTTGGCGGTTGTCTGCGCCTTCGGTCTCTGCTGGATGAGTGACACCTTTGTAAACGGGCAGATGAGCTTTATCAAAGACAATGTCTCGGCCTACATGAATGAAAATGTGTTCATTCTGCCGATCATGATGTTCATTGTGTCGGCGCTCATCACCAGCCAGGCAGCGACGACCCTGATCCTCATCCCGCTCGCGATCGCATTCGGGATGCCGCCCTACTTGCTGATCGGCGCATGGCCGGCAGTCAACGGCTATTTCTTCTTCCCTGTCGCCGGGCAGTGCATCGCGGGTCTCTCATTTGACGATACCGGGACAACGCGCATCGGAAAGTTCGTGCTGAATCACAGCTATAT
This portion of the Selenomonas sp. TAMA-11512 genome encodes:
- a CDS encoding GntR family transcriptional regulator, with protein sequence MCLNESSAEPLYQQLKDKLKRKIEAGEWQKGDKIPTELDLSQTYQVSRITVRKALDTLVREGYIVRRSGKGTFINSDKIQRPITGATSFTDICHAMGLEPGAKTIKSVIEPPDDMDKQILGLNASDRIISIERVRTADNVPVSVEISHFKEEFSFLLNEDLTNKSMYDLIRTKYQIAFDCSRKTIEIVFATYELSKYLNVSRGYPLLLICSDLVSLETNTNICFNRQYILGDRFRLMI
- a CDS encoding anaerobic C4-dicarboxylate transporter, encoding MFWIELLLVLVILFYGARIGDAFLGLAGGLGVAILVFIFQIPPTSPPIDVMLIILAVVLSASALQISGGLDFLVSVAESILRKYPQHITVLAPLVTYLFTFLAGTGHVIYSLLPVIQEVAKSYKVRPERPISIAVIASQQAITASPISAAMAAMVGFMAPLGISMGTLILICVPATLIGVVLGAISVYRKGVELENDPEYQKRVEAGLVKKVEEIQPASVQEKQFAGTAKLSVALFLLGTVLVVLMGTFPELRPAFPDSKGVVKAISMSQTIQIVMLALSAIIVVACKPKVGSLLRCSVFHSGILAVVCAFGLCWMSDTFVNGQMSFIKDNVSAYMNENVFILPIMMFIVSALITSQAATTLILIPLAIAFGMPPYLLIGAWPAVNGYFFFPVAGQCIAGLSFDDTGTTRIGKFVLNHSYMRPGLINVVVSVIMATVIGKMLLS
- a CDS encoding methylated-DNA--[protein]-cysteine S-methyltransferase translates to MQYTAHYTSPLGPITLAADGTALTGLWFDGQKYFADTLDETHEKKSLPIFEEVRRWLDLYFSGKEPDFLPPLAPKATPFQKSVWDVLLSIPYGRTMTYGEIAARIGRKKASHAVGGAVSRNPVSLIIPCHRVVGASGSLTGYAGGIDKKIRLLELEGVDMARLFVL